In one Nicotiana sylvestris chromosome 8, ASM39365v2, whole genome shotgun sequence genomic region, the following are encoded:
- the LOC104211731 gene encoding plant UBX domain-containing protein 7-like: MESYQQMLISSFLEIAIDQTADTARQFLQTTKWNLEEAIQLFYNNELVDNPSLNGDDDDDDDDDDDDDDVRPPLHVEREVIYGHNNTVQYNGNSSSHNFDDEILSRLGDVWRVEERDDNLASMYRPPFALIYNGPFNNAIDTAKTQNKWLLVNMQSMQEFTSHLLNKDTWANDYIARIIKKNFIFWQVNDHTEEGQKVCTYYKLNSLPVILVIDPITGQKVHSWNGMVQPEILLKDITSFIDLSPSEYHANLLHKRSRKNPRDEIKEDEGVQQTNEIKEVMKICYPTLPEEPEGDRNLICRVAIRLPDGRRIQRNFLKIDSIKLLWSYCCVEFEEAETRPFRFRQVIPGAVKFLEYDSNLNFEESDLNNSIVSVTWE; the protein is encoded by the coding sequence ATGGAATCATACCAACAGATGTTAATTTCTTCTTTCCTTGAAATTGCCATAGATCAAACCGCCGATACTGCTCGCCAATTTCTTCAGACAACAAAATGGAATCTTGAGGAAGCAATTCAACTTTTCTACAATAATGAACTTGTTGATAATCCTAGCTTGAATGGAGACGATGACGATGACGATGATGACgacgacgatgatgatgatgTACGGCCGCCTTTACATGTAGAAAGAGAAGTTATTTATGGTCATAATAATACAGTACAATATAATGGTAACAGTTCGTCACACAACTTTGATGATGAAATATTGAGTCGTCTTGGAGATGTTTGGAGGGTAGAGGAACGAGACGATAATCTTGCTTCTATGTATCGTCCACCCTTTGCTTTGATATACAACGGGCCTTTTAACAACGCGATTGATACAGCAAAAACACAGAACAAATGGCTGTTAGTGAACATGCAATCCATGCAAGAATTCACGTCACACTTGCTAAACAAAGATACTTGGGCTAACGATTATATTGCTCGGATTATAAAAAAGAATTTTATTTTCTGGCAAGTAAATGATCACACTGAGGAAGGCCAAAAAGTTTGCACGTACTATAAATTAAATTCTTTGCCTGTTATATTAGTAATTGATCCTATAACAGGTCAAAAAGTGCATTCTTGGAATGGAATGGTTCAGCCTGAAATTCTATTAAAGGATATTACATCTTTTATTGATCTTAGCCCCTCAGAATATCATGCTAATTTATTGCATAAACGATCTAGGAAAAATCCTCGCGATGAAATTAAAGAAGATGAAGGCGTACAACAGACTAATGAAATCAAAGAAGTAATGAAGATTTGCTATCCAACTCTACCTGAAGAACCAGAAGGTGATAGGAATTTAATTTGCAGAGTTGCGATTCGCCTTCCTGATGGACGTAGAATACAGaggaattttttaaaaattgattCAATTAAGTTGTTATGGTCTTATTGTTGTGTTGAGTTTGAGGAAGCAGAGACAAGGCCATTTCGATTCAGACAAGTTATTCCAGGGGCAGTGAAGTTTTTAGAGTATGATAGTAACTTAAATTTTGAGGAGTCAGATCTTAATAATTCTATTGTTTCTGTAACTTGGGAATGA